The region tggacataaaatataggctgatgatgatgatgatgacgaagctCGGCATTCCCGGCACGGCGGCAGCATGTTGCTTTTGCTTTGTTTGCGTCGCTCTGCTGTGCTGCTgcgctctctgacctcgcttgccGAATGAAGCAACCCACGTTTTCTTCGCTGTAAAAGGGGTACGACAGATGCAATGCCTGGCCACAGGCGTCAACGTCATTGCTTCGCTCCCGGGTTCAAGACAGGATACCAATGGACGAAAGGCGAGCAGCCGTCACTGTTCGCGGTGCCGAAGGATGAAAATCTACGAAAACAATGGGAACGGAACCTACACCGAAAGGACAAAACATTAGACGAAACCTGCTCCGTCTGTGACTTGCATTTCGAACCGTCATGTATTACAAGAGACTTTGTGCGCATCATTAATGGCGAAGAGGTCCGCATCCCTCGAGGAAAGCCGGAATTGCTGCTCAACGCAGTGCCAACTTTGCTTCCGAACACGCCGAGCTATCTATCCAAGAAAAGGCCGCTTCAGAGGCCCCCGAGGAAAAGGAAAAGCGCATGTATTTGCCCCGTTGAAGCGAAACGACCTTAAAGTTGCGATTCTGCGTGTGACCAGGAAGCGAGCGTGTCGACGGCCACGCCACACTCTCAAGCAGACAGCGAAACGTCCGTACAGGGCGATTTTGCAAAGCTGGATGTTCCTTCGCTATACTGGAGCTGCCACCGCATGCCTGATCGCAATGGGACCGTTTATTGCAAgttaaaaaaaggagaaaatCAAAATGTAGTCAGCGAGGATGGTGGTGCTTTCGCAGGACGACGGGCCTGGTGTCGCATATAGCGCGCACCTATGCGGCCACTTGGTCGAAGCAAGACGCATCGCCAGCTGTGAAGAAGGAAACCTACTACTTCAAAAGCGGGACTCATATCGCCTCTGCATAGGTGCATTGCAAACTAGCATGATaccataatttaaattttttttatttaccaaaaAACAGCCTAACGAAAGGACTCGAAGCTCAGGTGACAATCCACGAGGGCACATAAACGGTGTGCCGGAAAAGAGACATCAGAAGGTATGTATCTTTCCTACACTATAATATTATTATGGCAGTGTTGCTTCGAAATTAGGCACAGTGCTATGCATGTATAATTCTTTAGGAACGCAAACGCTGTGGTCAATTATTCTTGCTCTATTTTACTGTACTTTGCAGGACAAGCATGCGTGTGCTGCCGTTACCTCAGAAAGGTCCTGCTGACACGTTGCTCATGGCTAAAACGATGAGCTGGCAAGAAACCGCTGAATACAGCACAGAAGCTGCGTTGTGCACGATAAAGAAACCGGAGGATGTCATTACGAGTGAGTGATCTGAAAAATCAGCTGAGCAAGATGCAAAAGGAAAAGGCCCTTAAGCCACAGGAAGTACTTGAGGCAGAGATTTCAGCCCTTGACCCTAAACAACAAGAATGTGTAAGGCCATGTTTCTCAGCAGCAAAAAGGCAGAGCAGCAAGGGAAACGTATACAGCAAGGCTTGGATACTATAGTTTATCTTCATGAAAATGATGAGTGCGAAATTATATGAACATCTCCGAAAGCATAATATTATATCCCTGCCAAGCAAGAGTACCCTGAAGCGCTATTTGAGGGCGTACAAAGGCACATGTGGGTTCAGCCACAAAGTGTTCAATCAACTAAAGCAAAAAACATAGCACATGAGTAGCTTCGAGCTATATGGTGGCTTTTTGGTTGATGAAATTAAATTGTCGGAGCGCCTAAATGTTACAGCTTCTGGCCGTATTGAGGGATTAGTTGACATCGGCCCTTTTAGAGCTGACGGACAGGACGTTCCTTGTGACCATGGGATGGTCATAATGTTTGTGCCGTTTGCTGGCAAATGGACGCAAGTTATTGGTGCTTTTGCCACTAGTATCAATGCCAAGGCTGAAGTGCTTGCTAAAATACTTATAGAAGCCACAATACTTGCCGAAACCAGTGGCCTTGTGGTTGATTTCATTACGTGTGACAGAGCATCATGGAATCGCCGCATGTGGAACATATTGGGAGTCGGTGTCAAGAATGGGAAGATTACGTGCAGCCGACAACACCCTGTTGATCCGTCTAGGCATCTGTACTTCTTATCAGACGTCCCCTATTTATTGAAGTGTCTGAGAAATTCTCTTCTGAAAGGCCCACTGAACACTCCAGGTGGCATGGTAAGTGTCCAACCGTGACGAAGTGCACTTGTGGCACCAAACCTTAAAAAGGCTGTAGTGTACTCTGACATTTTTCACAGCCCAAGTTTTCCTGGTAATGGACTAATCAATATGTTTTGCACTATTGTAACATTTCAGGTTTCGATCGAACCTGTAAGACGGACCTTCAAGCTCGACTCAAGCCATGTTACTCTGAAGGCAATGCCTGGCCTGACATATGCGCACTTGCAACCAAACGGGTTTGAGAAAATGAGGCTGACACTCGCATTCCAACTATTTGGGAACCGTGTGATCAATGGCCTACACTTCTACAAGGAGACGGAGAAGTTGGAATCGTCATGGGGTGACATTGATCCAACAATTGCATTCTTCAGGTACGcaaaagttaaaaaaatattccgccccattccaccctgtgaaactGGATGTactatagcgaagctgttaaacaAGCGCCACCACGACAATTGACGTTAGACAACCAACACCACAACTGCTGGTGTAATACTTTTATTACAATCTGTACGGCGTGGTTGGGTGTCGTGGGTTGTTACAGCACGTTTGtcttcgtttgtttctttgtgtaatGTCTACATTAAAATCACCAACTATAGTCTTTCATGATGATGAATGCATACGAGTGCTTCCACTCCTGCCCTTTTGCTTCTTTGATGCTGAATTGCAACAACGACATAACCTGGTCCTATGTGTGCAAtaaagtgcatttttacggttTCAGAATTGTCAACTGCCTCATTAGGACAATGACGTCCCGCTAATTCACAGCACAAGCATTGCGTCCAGGCTCCCGCAGTGTGCAGAGAATTAAGGACTTCCTTCAGCATCTGTCGCACTGGGAGAAGCATACACATGGAGCAGGGGGATACTTGAGTGTGTCAATGGCAGGCGGTCTCATCCACTTACTGCCACCCTTGCTATATTGGACTACCTCGGCAAGCAAGGCTTCGAGTATTTAATGACGTCTCGCTTAAGCCAGGATCCTTTAGAGGACTTTTTCGGCATTGTAAGACAATCCTGTGGATCAGACAACCACCCGACGCCTACCCAGTTTTTGATTGTCGTGAACTGCCTCTCATTTTACAATTTGGCCAACTCAATAAGCTCAAGCAATGCTGACACTAAAGAGGTGGTCAGTTCCGTGCTCAATGCTTGTGATGCTCACACTGCAGAAACTGACATTGATAAACTCATCAAGTCAGGTAACCTGTCATTGGCAGAACGCAAGCTACATCGTATTTCTTTTGAACAGAGTGGCTACATCATAGAAAAGAGTGATGACCGGCTCATCCACTACATGGCAGGTTATGTAGCGCGCAAAGTTATTGCTCGCAATGACTGTGTAGAATGCAAAAACTTGCTTCTGCAAGGACCCAATGAGATAGCCGAAGATGATACACTCACTGCTATTTGTGACAAAGGAATGTTGCTTTACCCGTCACGTGCGTTTTTCTCAACAGTAAGAGAGTTGGAGAATATGTTCACTGCTTTCTTCAGCCAGGAAAAGCTGTGTAGCAACAGCATAGTAGATGTCATGCTGTTGGGCAACTCTCAGATTTCATATGGTGTACGGTGCAGCAAGCACTCCGAAGTGCTTACTGCCAGCATAGTGAAATTTTATGTCCTGACAAGGCTTCACTTCTATCTAAAAGGATTTAATGAGTCACgggaagcacgtaggaaaaagaACTTTCATGCAAGATGAGTAAGTGCTCATAGTTGTTTCTCTAGCCTATGTTCAGTGCATGAATACCAGGAACAGAATAGAATAATGTACATTTGAGAACTGGCAACACCTGTATAGCTTCAAATAAAGAATTGTTCTGTTCTCGAAAATTgtctttttttgcattcagccatGTTTAGAAAGCATGCTGACGTCCATTTTTTCCACGCCAGCGCTTTGGCTTCTTCTGAGGGCAGAGAAATTTGTTAAAGCCGTTAACTGCTCAATGCATCAAGGGAGCTCAATATAAATCTATGACGGCACGAGAACCTGGAGGCAACTACAAAGTCGCATCGCCAGGCCTTTGCGAACCATGAAGAATCGTTAGTTACAGGGAATGATAAAAATGGTTTATTCAGAAAGAGAAACATAACGATGTAGATTAACCTAATACTTCTCTTCGGCGGTTTCTAACAAATGCTGACCACACCTTTCGACAAAATTACAGAACATGGTTGAAGCTTTAAAATGGTCACGTTTGCGGTAACAGTTATCACGCACGGAACGATATAAAAACAAAGCTGAAATAGGATATTCTCGGTTTGTTCGTGGTACGCCCCAGTAATAAATTACATGTACCGACGCCGCGAGTCCGTGCTGGGCCGCATTCGAAAATCGGCTGTTCCATGTAGGCCGCTTGGCACTCTCAGCGTTTCCTGCGTTAGGTGGTGGTTGTTCAAAAGCCAGTAAGCCCGGCAATTCCTGTGGGCGGCGGCAATTACTTACGTGACATGCACTGAGATACAGAGCGACGATTCCAGGCCGCGATGCAAGGCGTACGGCGAGTTTCATACAGCCCATGCTCtgctggcgccaccatcgcgccgtCAATGTGAAAAGCCTTGCTTGCGGGCGCTCCCTGAACCCACTACCccatacttctagtacactgtaataacGTCTACGTATACAGCCACAttgacaagtagacgtatagtgcactagaaaagttactaaagtagataactagtacgcgcgttcccttggagacaggcagtgttgtattgccctctagcgggcggcatgaagctgcgtagctcggccgcttttaggcaggagtggccactcttgtaatccgtatgttactctatgcgtGATCTACCAGTGGTGACGAGCCCGCGCTCCAGGCCGCGTTATCGCtgtctcgtgaaacgcaagtgactcagcccgactcgtctggctgagaagcggccgaatatcatcgatagcgttgcgcgcgccacaggtaacCGCTTGCGCGACggaagcgccggcactgccatctcttgtgcacttcactgcttactcgcaccgcgagagtaTAGTGAACTAGAGTATACTAGTTCACTACACGCATATAGAATATATATTCAATATACGCATATAGAATATATATGCGTATATTCTATTTCACTTTatcgagaggaaacttcaaggcgccgccttgcgtacatttgtttttataaattaaaaggTCACCGTTGtcagcctttgatgacgcgaaaagtcattaatattcaTTACGATACacacgcaatagtgaaaagtgcaaaatgtcgcagaaagattgctggcttCAACCAAtactatttcaaataaacgtgtttttaataaaaatgatggttcgaaacacaaatgccaacccccacccgagagcgatgcaaatgctatgagcacgcgttgtgaacaaaagattttcatggccccaagtGACAGGGAAAAtacggcgatacgcatgcctctcgactgtcattgcatatggccgctcattaccataattctcCCGGCTCGTCGCGCCACAAATTAtagcggaaaatctctgcaaatggtggcccagcgcaacgtgacgcaacgtcaaattgacgtttacgaaacagcccttccagTGACGCTCTTCAGGgaatattccttcagccaatcagcaaacTGACATGCcagctatcttggaacgccaccacatattcgcgaaattgcagatgcattgcacagGCTTCGGCACGCTACCGTCAACTTTCTTTTTAAGGCGCtataaagtcgcaatataggtgccaaggaccacaaaagagtattagtcgataaaatttgcagggccacgtcacgtttcgtcattctgatgaaaacgcaaaattgcattgtgcaaaacttccgtttcccggcacaaatttcaaaacacgtgacctctggacagccaatgagacagccaagatggcggataatggcggtcgtgcagccgccatgcgtgtcgagaatagagcctctgagtcgctattctggacattgcgccattttcttcgaggcgtgacgtagacgcgacgcttacaaaatggcgctgatggccccgatttgctttcgtaacgtgacgcaaatttgacgtttcgcctaagaaactgtaatgtaggcattgaacctagcgttttttataaaggaaaacagttttactccccagtaaaaataaagcagctagctcaaagcgtacgattattccatcgtctgcatgcatgcgcacaagctgtcgtctgcttcattagctaggatgcgtgtcgtcGGGAAACGAAATGAGTCATCGTagattggcgcccacgcgcttgcgttctagcttgagacaacatacgtgacctaccagtgatgatgagcgcacacTCTAGGCCGCGTTAacgcccgtttatagtccgacgttatgggcgcgtgggccagcgtcgtttgcggccagtcacgctacgccggttgcgctgcgccagccgaaacgccatctcctctattgaccctttgcgcggagcagtttgttttagagaaacgagatggcgcaaACGGCGgggcgccatacctctcctcagcgaccgcgcacgaatacgaaaccattaccgcttctaccttgcttctgtgcgatcaggtgtcggaaatgcaactgagttttcgctaacacactgtgttCCAATCATGCttgattgaatcatgtggattgaagacgtgtgcagtagttggctggaaaaatagtgactagcatgttaaggaatagaatgaatctgtgtggccaagttcgcggaccgctgctgcaactgttcgaacgtgttaccggcacttcgtgatgtacggctttcctcgaggatacagaaatttgcttatccgccagccttgtattgctaaccttcaaagaaagggcttcatccccagaacgtcggcaagagtgagtaccactcattaaacaatgacaaagggagtagcgccgcttcctgtcatagtaagtttcgcgcacgttatctatacatatatgtcccaaatggcaggaaaaccaaCGCCctctctatcgccgacgtatctaaagtaagtgaatgggcgcacacttgaatatgtacgcactgtatacgcacaacaaATGACGGATTACACTGATGGCGCACGGATTAAtggtcgaagttgaatgtttcgtgacggtccacaagagtaagcgagtttctagctgtaataaacatttgctacaaggtattacaatgtacaaaacagctacgtttcaagccttgtgcgcagcaagaacaaatctatcggaactgagcacacccgcgagcgattgggcagaaaataatcagatagtggccgcactgaggaacttcactgagtcagaactgacaagccactgcttcaaactatttgacgaataaagaacaaatagcaaaacacaccaatcctgactgaattcatgagcggaatgtttggatagcttggaatacatatttagcccggCTTTtggaagaagcaccatatacgctgcttgcgccgttgggACATAGcataatcagctccgaaagcgtttttacatgttctctgaagctgtgatcaaagcttcgtgtcgtccacctagtcaccgtctacgatatctccgaaaacatgttttttttagccgcgccggtgtcatagacttccattgtaaacaaggaggcaacggaggcagttgagccaagcaatggacgcgtccccacgtgatcaaacatggcagcgccctcaggatcgccgcgaaaagggtcaatactccaacgcgcgcgccgtcggctcttatcttcggagcatgcccAGAACAATCCAAAGCCCGCGCGtcgctttgaacggctgtttgcgaccgtcggcgaagcaggggggcaacactccatttgctagtagatacagcgtttgaccgctggcgccacgctgcgccgctcgcgcgtaccgcgtttctaggtggttccgttcgcCTAAGGCGCTCgtcgcaatcatatggttcgcacgaACACGTctcttggaagcgtggctgtatggctgagggAAGAAGAAAAGAAGCCGGTTCGAACGGCCACGTCTGCGATGAGCTCTGCTGGAAATAGCGCATCGGCCCTTCGCCGAGGATTCCACCCCCCGTCAACTACTGATTCCGGTAATTATAAGGTCGTTCTCCCTCGTCTACCAACTGGCAATACCGTTCTCAACTCAGTTTTCCTCCATGCTGACCTGGCAGGGCGGCCATATCAGGCCCCGGACTTTCGCGATGCACTCCTTTCAGTTCTGAATGCAGCTGATATCCTCGGTGCTGGACAGTACCAGATGAGTCATTTGTGGCTAGTAACATGCGTTAATAGCATCGCGAAACAGAAACTTGTCGACAAAGTCGAGCTGCTGGTGAAGGGCCTCAAGTGCCTTGTCATAGACCCAGAATGCAAAAATATCAAGATGAAGCTTCTTTGGCTTCCCCCACACCTCGAACAGAGACGGATTGTTGAAACGCTAGAACCTTATGGAACAGTGCAGTCTGTCACGAGAGAAATGTGGCGGTGTGACGGCATGGAGGGCTGGCAAATGACTAATCGCGACGTGGCGTTTACACTGAAGGACGGAGTCTCTGCCAGTAATCTGCCTCACCTATTGAGCATATACAGACACCAGTGCCTCATCTTGGTTCCTGGACGACCACCACTTTGCCTACGGTGCAACAGAGTCGGGCATATCCGGCGACAATGTAGGACACCACGCTGCAGCAACTGTCACCGCTACGGTCACATTGCAGATGCATGCATCGGAACCTACGCTAACAAGCTTCGTGGAAACAGACCAGCTGAGGATGAGACCATCACCGATCATCTAATGGATGTGAGCGAGGTTGTGGATGCGACCGGTGAAACACCAACTGAAGCTCATCGACAGGAAGAGACAAAGCCTTCATCGGCTGACGATAGCCTTAGCCGGAAGCCTGCCGCTGTGGAGGATACTAAGTTGCCTGACGACGAACCAACTATGTCATGGGCAGAATTGCCACCAGTTCAAGACCGCCCGCCATCAGTGGAATCTGGATTGATGTGTGAGGCTACTAAGAAGCGTCCAGCGCCAGCTGACAACCCATCGTCCGTGGGAAAGGAGGCCTGGGTTCCCAAAGTGTCAAAGTTGACAAAACCGCTCCGAGGAACGCCTGCACCCACATATGTCTCTTGTGTTGAAGTGCAGCAAAAGGTCGCCAGTGCATCACCTCCTCAAGACGGGAGTGATGCACCCCTAGAGCAGCGTGTGAACGCTGCACCAACGTAGGTAATCATGGCGGGCACTCTTCCCTTCCACTTTGGTACTTTAAATGTCCGTGGCTTACACAGTAAGCGACGGCAAGTTCAACTCCTTCGTTTGCTACGCAATAGGAAATTAGATATTGGTGCTATCCACGAAACAAAGATTGAATCCGATGAAAACACAGAAGTAGCTCTAACTCCATTTCTATCTGACTATAATGTTTGTGTAAGCCATGCAATAGGAGTTTCCGCTGGTTGTATGTTATTCGTTAGAAGACATTTACAATGTGATGTGCTGCGTTTGTTTACAGATAGGGAAGGGCGCCTAATATGGTGTGATATTGATATCAGTGGTAttagctttagatttgtgtgtgtttatgcccGGAACAAGCTACGTGAAGgagagtgtttctttttatctctagaaCATAATTTGTCTACTGATCGTGCATTGGTCCTTTTTGGGGACTTCAATTGTGTATGTAATGTGCAAGATCGTGCGTCATTGAGGCTGAGACGTGATCCAAGTAGTGATGTGTTGCAACGCCTGATGTGTGATTATCAGCTTGTGGACATTGGGGAACATGAAAAAGCGGGGTGTCGCTACACGCATTTCCAAGGTATCtcgcatgcaaggcttgatcgaaTTTACGTTTCGCTTAGCGCCCTATCACTTATTCATGGTTACACTGTGCACCCTGTTTTCTTCAGTGACCATTGCCTAGTCTCAGCATCTTTTGGTAGCCGTCGATACCAAAGCCGGCGTATGTGCTGGGAGCTGTGGAAATTTATAAACCAACTCCTTTCGCGCGATTGCTTCCTAAAGCGTGTTACTGAGCTTATAGCTCATCTGTCATGTCGCAAGGACTTGCCTCTTTTTGCTGTTTGGGAATTAATCAAACAGGAAATTAAAATGATAGCTATCGAAGAATCATCAATATTGGCCTTTGAACAAAAGAATAACTACAAAGAATTGTATAGACTTCTGAAGGAATTACATAAACTTGAATGTCTACATCCGGGTGAATATATTGATGATATTCATAACACCAAGGCGCAGTTACAGGTTTTGTACGCAGAaaaatacagaggtgcactagtgcgTGCGCGAGCGCAGCGTTTTCTAGAAGAACAGCCATGCAGTAGATCCCTAGGTGATGAGCGCCGAGATGCGCTGTCTAAACAAATCCTAGAAATAGACTATGGTGGAATCGTTGTTAATGAGCCGACCCTCATAACTCAAGCGTTCTTTGAACATTACcaaaaattatttcgaagccaTAAGCCATTGGATACATGTGTGTCTGCCACCAAATTTGTATCCCTGCTGCCTCAGTTAAATCAGGACGATTATGATTATACAAACGATGACATTGATATTATTGAGATAACTGCATGCATAGATTCATTAGCGAAAGGCAAGACGCCTGGCCCGGATGGCCTTACTGCcgaattttatcagtgttttcgttccctcttgtccccattattacttcaggtgtaccgTGAAGCCTTGGAGGTAGGTTACCTACCAGCCACAATGTACGACGGGCACACTGTACTCATAGCCAAAAGCAATGATGAAACTAAATTGCAAAAAGTGGACGGATACCGGCCTATTTCCTTATGCAATGTggattataaaatttttgcaaaagtattagctaaccgtttacaagtcgtgatgagatctgtggtaggtgatcatcaaacctgtggcatcagaggtcggtccattcagaccaacattcatgttgcgagatcTGTGCTTGAGTGTGTAGCCGAGGGGATTGGACAGGTAGCAATGGTACAGCTAGATCTGGCTAAGGCGTTCGACAGGGTGAATCACTCGTTCCTGTTTAGTGTACTGGAGCATATAAATATCGGATCCCAGCTCCTTAAAGGTGTCAAaatatgttatgctaatggctcaacgaggttgataatgaatggttctctctccgatccgattaggcttttatcatcagtaagacaaggatgctctttgtcaccgcttctcttttgcctgtatttggagccactttgtatgagcatcctgagagaagaaaatttccaagggtttaaactgccgtcgagtgagattcggggtcttgcatatgcagacgacgtggccttctTTTGTACTGATAAAAAGAGTGTAAAGGCTGCTCTCGCAATTACAGAAGAATTTTGTGCGGCTTCTGGTGCCAGCATTAACTTTGAAAAAAGTTCAGGTTTTTGGTTTGGACTatgggccacaatgccatcacattACGCAGGCATTCAATGGAAAAAAGATCTGTGCTATTTAGGTGTACCTCTCTCACAGTATAGAAATAGCAACAGTCATTGGTCGGGAGAAGTAggaaaaatacaaagtaaagtgaattcatggcgaggacagaatttgtcaatgttcagtcgtgctgaagtgtgcaacgtgttcttagtttcccgt is a window of Dermacentor silvarum isolate Dsil-2018 chromosome 4, BIME_Dsil_1.4, whole genome shotgun sequence DNA encoding:
- the LOC125945084 gene encoding uncharacterized protein LOC125945084, which produces MSSAGNSASALRRGFHPPSTTDSGNYKVVLPRLPTGNTVLNSVFLHADLAGRPYQAPDFRDALLSVLNAADILGAGQYQMSHLWLVTCVNSIAKQKLVDKVELLVKGLKCLVIDPECKNIKMKLLWLPPHLEQRRIVETLEPYGTVQSVTREMWRCDGMEGWQMTNRDVAFTLKDGVSASNLPHLLSIYRHQCLILVPGRPPLCLRCNRVGHIRRQCRTPRCSNCHRYGHIADACIGTYANKLRGNRPAEDETITDHLMDVSEVVDATGETPTEAHRQEETKPSSADDSLSRKPAAVEDTKLPDDEPTMSWAELPPVQDRPPSVESGLMCEATKKRPAPADNPSSVGKEAWVPKVSKLTKPLRGTPAPTYVSCVEVQQKVASASPPQDGSDAPLEQRVNAAPT